ttaaacattttttttctgttacattTACACAACTCATACACACTGGATGATGAAGATGTCTTGCCCCAAAATATTTACCTGGTCAGGTGGATTATGTGTTTGAACTTGCATGTATTGTGTGTATCGTGTGTTtaatggatgtgtgtgtgtgtgtgtgtgtgtgtgtgtgtgtgtgtgtgtgtgtgtgtgtgtgtgtgtgtgtgtgtgtgtgtgtctgtgtgtgtgcatatcgAGGATGTGGGACAGTCGGATGGTAGAAGTCCTTTTTGCTATGCTGGACAGCTGTTACTCTAAGACACAACTTGTGAGCTGGTGATGTGTTTCTCCTCGTGTGTGTGACCCAAACCTGTCAAATCAGAGCGAAACACATCTGCTGACTGCCGTTGGTTTTTTTCGCTGAAATTGAAAAACTCCAGGACCACTAAGTTAAAAAAGCGCCTCTCTTGTCTAATCGGAGATTTGGGTGCAACTTGTAGCAAGACGACGAACTAATCAGCATCTGATGAAAAAACAATTCCTGTGATAAATCTTATTATCTATGGAGCAAGTTGAAGATTTTTAAGAATGTAATGCGCCGTGTGAGCATCGTCTTACGTGCACTGCAGAACTGGTGACGAGCATTTTCGCTGTGTTGCTGCGTTGTGTTTTGCAGACATATGGAGTTTGGGGTGGACTGGGAGGCAGCTACAAGTTGATCCTCACTGAAGCTGTCTGTCTACGTGATATGTGAAGTTATTgcatggagagaaaacagataGTTGATGGTACTGGGTCATTCTTTGGCTCAGCAGGGAAACGGGCCACATTACTAGTGCTTTTTGCTAGTTGGGGCTTTAACTGACAGTGGAGAACCATGTTTAGACAACATGACCTCTTCTAAGCCCAAACACTAGTACATTCATGTCCTGTTGAAGAGGCTTCAATCTTCAGACAACAGTCTGTAGCACAGTAACACATTGACACGCCTCCATCGCCCCCTCGCTCTGGAAGAAAAGTGCCTGGCACAGGCATTGGTCAAAACCCTCCTCTCATACAACGGTGGCCCCCTTAAAGAAGATGATGTGATCCGGCTTGGCTCAGAGGGAAAGTAtcactcctctctcctgtcaGCAGTAACGATGATTAAAGTGACTCCTGATTTACTGAACCAAAAatgagagctgctgcagaaacgGTATCATTTCCATGGAGTGCATGAAGATGATATTGTCGAATGACTTGTGATgctaagaaaaaaacaaaaccaatgtcaaaaacaaaacataaaatcagtTCATCAACACGCTTCCTCACATGAAAACGGAAGCATGTGCATGTCCAGAAGCATGTGATGCTTAAAAAGTGACTCTCTGCATTTGTAGTTGAAGTGTTGCATCAGGTTGTAGCCCACACAAGGCTGCAGGATTCAGGGAATGCAAGTTGTTGCATAGCACATGCTGCTATGCAAGCTTAGAAACAGTTAAAAACACATAGCACTGCACACACCGGAAAAGAGGTTGGACCaaatcacaaagaaaaacaaaaacagaaaagaaaaaaggaaaaggaaaaacagaggaTACTGTCTGTGGTACTTTTTAACACTACACAGCATTCCTGATGTAAGAATGACAACTGACCACACAGCATTAAAAATGCTACACAAAAATGGCAtcacactgtatatacacaaTGCAGGTGAGAGAAGCTCGTCTTTGTTCGAATGGGTATAACTGATTATATTATCTTCCCATTCCCACGAGAGAACAGACCGCAGTGTACTGCAAGTTTAAATAAGCTGCATCATATGTTACTTACAGCTTTACAGAGAAGCAATGTGTTCCTGCACTGTCTTGATGTCATAGCTGAGTGTGTATATACTGGAATAACGGCTGctcctgttttttaaatgtgtaagtCCACCCACCTCAAACGCtggataaaatatataatactgATATATTGTCTTTTTACGTTACTAAGTTTTTATTTAGGCAAGACTGCTTGGCGCATCTGTTGGGCAAGGGATGTGTTGCTCTTAAGTCTCTGGCTATGTGCGGTGCAATTGGACGGGACAGTTCAAGCTGCCTCCAATGGCTTGTCCTTGTCCAGTCGCGGGACTAGATTGGCTCGACGTAATTGGCCGGGTACAGTCCCTCTCGGCCGCTGTCCAAACGACCTCTACACCAGCCCtgctcgtcctcgtcctcggtCTTGGTCAGTTCGTCACCTGCGGAGGAGACGCCACTCTTCAATTAACATGGGTCAAATATTCAGTGTGACTCTAAATCTGAAAGGACCATattggaaaatatatttaaacactcaACATTTCTGCTGATTATCGCTCTctacatttttatatacagtacagaCCCAGTAAAATGtgacttaaaaacaaacatatatttttgattatttgGAATTTTTCATGTTTGATCTTGTCAGTTAAAGAAGAAGATTGACACGACTTATATAATTGTACATTAAATATGAGAATTATTCCAGCAGCTGGTTTATCGtagcataaataaaaaataaaaaactccaCACCAGCACGTACAGAGTAAAACGGACTAATTAACACGTTCCCAGAAATAGTCTGGCACCTAAACTCCTGGGACAACACGGCTTGTTGTGTGTCTTACTTTCGGATGaatttgtgctaagctaacaaaCCACCTGCTCGCTCTAGATACACATTTAACTAAGTATAAAAAAAGTTGTATTGATTTTTCTCATCtgactcttggcaagaaagcaaatgagcttaactttttaaataaatactgttttcAAATTGTTGTTGCTGGAGTAAAAGTGAGCATCCTCATGCACATGGACTCACACACAAGCTCCGGGGTGACAAAACACAATTGTGTAGATTATTCCACTGATCTACAGGTCACAGTAAAAGTGTCAGGTGACAGGAATATGCCAAGAAAATGCAAATTAGATTAAGAAGATAGCTCCAATTTAACAATCTCAAATGTTTTCTAAGTAAAGAAATGCATTCAACACTACACTCTATTCAGCCTCAGGGATTCACACAGCACATTTTGGTGAGTAACACAAAATTGTAAACatatcttttgtttgtttgcaagaaaACTCGAGAGGGCcccttttcatttgtttttcaaaaaagaagtaaaagaaaaaagtctttaaatatTCCCTCCAGTCTTTGCCATTCATCCCTGACACCTTATTTTCTAACTGTGAGGTTACAAAACAGCTTGAGGAAAACAGGATGCACAGCTGTGGCTTCTTCAGTCGCTGTTTTTCAGTGTAATGCTTGTTTTGAATCCGTTAGTCACGTCTCTGAAGCACTTTTTTCAGACCGTTTCGTGTTAATTGGTGGCAAGTGCCTGTAATTTGTTTTCCATGTGGCCATTATTAACTAATCACTGCTATCGTCTGAAGAGGAAGGCAGCTTCAGAACAGGAACCAGGACGGGGTTGCAGTTATTTCAGCTTTTCATCTCATCGTTGACCCTGTGCCACGTGCTCGTTGACCCTGTGCCACGTGCTCGTTGACCCTGTGCCACGTGCTCGCTGATAACTACCTGCTTTGAAGGTGAGCTCGTCCTGCTCCTGGCCATCGTAGTCATAGAGGGCGCGTACACGGACGCCTTTGCCGGCGCTGGAGTCTTCTTCGAACGAATTCCCATTCCCACCGGTCACACTGGTCACACTGGTCCCACCGTTCCCACCGTTCCCACCGTTTTCGTTGCCGGAGTAGCCAGCGGGCTGCTCGTCGTCAGACCATTCAGTCGAGTAAGCTTGATTCTTTTCATAGCTGCTCACACtggagggggggagaaaacGCAGGGTGAGATTTAACATCAGACGATCCCATAAGATTAAGGATTAAGGTGATATTCTCTCTCGCTCATATATGTTTTTCCAACTGTTCTCAATCTCATGAGAAGTTCAAAACCAAGAATTAACAGATATTACTGTTTAGTATAGTTTTTATAGCTTAGTATTCCATAAAGCTTACAGGCCACAGATCTTCATTGTTGtccaaaacaattaaataaataataatgagacGCAGGACGACATGTTCCTTTATCGCTCTGATTCAAAATATCATTCCATGATTAAATTGAATGGTGTTAAAACGCGATGGATGGGATTGTGGAGCGTAGATTCCTTGAACTAACCTGCTACGATCACCAGGTGGAGCCACATGGTCAGTGCTGGGAGTGGGTGGGGCTCCGtctggtttcttcttctttggagGAGCACTGGCCTGGTCTGGGTTGTATtcctggtgagagagagagagagagagagagggaacgaaCGACAGCAGAATAAGGATTAGTCTCAAATACATAaagaaagagattttttttatgttctggTCAGAGGGTTTGGTTTTGTACCTCGAACACAGGCCAGTTCATATGCATCCCAGGGCCGTGGTTGTTGCTGAACCACTTCAGGtcctcttgtgtgtttgcaccCAGGATGGTGCGCTCCAGTTCTCTGTATATTGTGCCAtagctgaggagagagaagtggaaCAAATGGTGTCAACGAAAGTGCCAGAAGGGGCCTGGAGGGGCGATGGTGCCAGTTTGGCAACAGACCCGACAGTGTAGTTCAAACTCTGGGTTGAAACAGATCCAACACTGGGGTTTGACCAAAATGAAGTGTCTCCCTGAGTTTTCTGCTGGAGCCGAGGCCCTGGAGTCACTGTATagttgtgacatcacagagtTATATAAGTCCTGACTGCTCAGTTTAACACAGTTTCTGAATCTGTGCTTTGCTCTGTGGGCTTTATAATAGAAAACAAGGACATCTCACTTTCTACAATACAGCAGCTTTAAGCAAATACAAGATACTACACCTCGAAACCTCAGTAAAgtagatatatataaatatgtaagtACATTAAAACTAAAGGGAAATCTTTCACTGTGGTTATGATCAGATAGATCAGATTGGCTTTCAACAAACAGACATTATATCATTAATCTAAGCACATCAGTTTCTTCTGAGTGCTAATCTACGCCTTTTAATTTTCAGTAAGCATCCACATATGATGCATTTACAGAAAATCTAGTGTGTTGAACTTGTTGTATTGTAAATGAAAtctggaaaatgtaattttttttaaggATAACATTTTCCCTGTTGTCTGCTTTTAAGAAGGATAAATGTACTTTATCCAATGTTATGTCGTTATCGAGGAGGAaagagaataaatcaaataaaaactgttaaattataatgctgaataaagatgaatgatGAGTCAGGATGAGCGTTGCCGTGTCTCTACTCTCTGAGCAGCTCGACTACACAACAAAAGACGGCAGGTTTGGTTAAATAGTCTGATAATCACTTTGTCACGGGGGCCATCTTTGTTGTAGCACGCAGGTTAAAACCCGCCTGGAATATGACAAGCATTCACTCTGAGTAAGAATCAGTTTGGCAGAAACGTCAGTGACCGAATCATCAATTAATTAAGCGCTGCGAGTCTAAAAATCTCATTAGAAACGTGTGGCTGGTTtatgaaatgtgttgaaattAATCAATTTGAAGAGAAATGTGCTGAACGTgacacaacaaatcaaactcATCTATTAGAGACGTGATTATTTGTGATTCAAAATTAAGAAACGTGATCCGTGTTGCATGTAAACATGGGACATAGAAATACACTGTACATATTAAATGAATGCAATGGTCTgaaattaaatagaaatgtaGGGGAGCGATAGAGatgctggtaaaaaaaaacaaattgtgcCTCTTTCTTATATAAAATAACATGATGAAAAATCTGTGAGGTCTGTTTTTTCCATGTACACAGCATCATATGTCGGAGTAAACACAGTCCAGTgagtttttattaataaaactcACAAACCTTTGGTTCTCGGTGAGGTTAAGGTGGCGTTTGATGTCCAGCAGCGCCTCCTTCAGGAAGGTCAGCCTCTTGACTTCATGCTGCTGGCACTGGTCAAACACCTGCTCCATGCACTCCATGTACTGAGGGGTGCACTTGTTCAGCTCCTCCAAAGACTTCTCATACTTTTCTTTAGCCTTTGATAGGAAAAGGAAACAGCAGATCACACGATTTTACAATAATTCCTGTTCCAATAACAAGCTTATTCTTATTTTGAACTTGAAATACTGAAAGTGAACTGATCCCAAATGTATTCTGTGAATCTTGTTTTAGTGTGGTCTTGCATTGCAGCTTATTTCAGAGGGTTTTAAAGTAAGTTGCTGTGGTTTGTTCCTATAAGCAaatatatcatttcaaaataaaataaaaacttcttGTCTTCACACTGCAAACATCAATCCGATAGAAAAGTTTGATCAATCAGCTTAATCGATATCCATTAAAAACCCTGCCAGGTCATCAATATGCAACCAGTAAGAAAAGACAATATGATACTTGACCTGTATTCATAGAAACTTGACATCTACTGAAGAATGAACCATGTacttgtgtacttgtgtgtgtacTGATATACTCCGTGAGCAGAGAACATAATCCTCCGTGAGCCAAATGTGTTCTTAACTTGTTTTGCCTTAAAAAGGGATTTGAATTAAAAGGGTTAAAAGACTGAAAAGCTGTTTACTTGCTTCTCTGCTCGGTTTCTCACCTTCAGCATATCCTGTTTGCATTTGTCTACTTTCTCGTGGAGCTTCTTCTGCTGGTCCGGCGTGACAGACGCCTCCATCTTGCCGTTGGCCTCTCGGGTAGCGGCCAGCTTCTCCTCCTTGCAAGCCAGGTGGTATCCTTTCTTAGCCGTCTCCAACTGTACGtccaaacacacatgttgtcaTTGCAAATTGTCACATCTCCTCATCTCAGAGCAGCAGCGACCTTGTCCAGACAGGATACTCCATTTTATTGTGATCTCTTAACTGTATACAGCTACATAAATACTATTATGCTCTTTTATCTGGGACCAGAGACATATTTGCTTTGAAGACTTAAAGACCAAAGCAACAACAGACATATAGGACTCGTAGCACAGGAAGGGAAGTCATGTTTATCGTGTTAgagtcataaaaacacaattgtaTCTGTATCTACTGAGGTCTAACCCTATTCTGTGCTCTCTAATATCACATGGAGCCACCAGGAGGTAGTTCCACTCAAATAAAGTGGAAATTCACTTGAACATTGAACTAAACCGATGGATTTAGGCAGCAAAGTAGTAGAAGAAATGGTTTGACATTCTGGGGGAATTCTAGGGTTTGAGTTAATCGATCCACTGTATTGATACGACCAACACGACCAGtgcatttggttttaattcgttatttgatgctaaatTAGAtgtcatgattggcagctgagactgaataGGTATCGGCAGAACCTCAATACTGCAGCTAAACTCCCACATccctactgcacagactctggcccCGAATTACATCAAACGCACAAGATGGCCGAACCCGTATCTGGGgtttttggcttcttttttgtacatgtgtgtctttATTTACTGATCTCAAATACTGACAGTGTGAGGAGAGATGACCGTGTTTAtgtgacaacaaaacaacatttgtgacaTTCTTACTTATATCCCTTCAAACCCTTTTTTTACCAGGCACAACGATGGTAACTGATGATAACTGATGATGAATATTTGTTCcatcctcctcacctccttgATCTTTTTGGCCCACGGTTTCTGAGCCTTCTTGAAtccctcctccgcctccttgGCCTCTTTGAACCCTCCGATTATTTGCTTGTGGTACGCCTCCTTCTGCCAGTTCTTCACTCTCTCCACGTCGTCGTTCACCAGGTTGTTCTTCACGTCTTGGTGCATCTCACTCACCTTCTCTGCCTCGGTCATCACACCCAGCCAGGCTCTCTCCACCGAGCCGTACTGGGGGCCTGGGGATCGGCGGAGGAAAGAACAAGATTATGCAAATATTCATAGAGCGCAAATATCAGACTGTGTAAACGGAGCTTTGGCGAATTGACAGACATGATTAAGGTACTTTCAGTTGCCGAGCTATATATTTGATTGACCCTCCGCCACACGCTGACCTTTCTCAATGAGCTGTCTCCATCTCTTGGACCAGGCCGTTAGCTGATCACCATAGGCCTTCTCTATCTTGGCACGTTCCTGCAGGCAGCCCATGAGGTCATTGCAGAGCCGATGGCCGTCGTCAAATCTCTTGACAGCACGTTTGTAGTTCCCCacctgagacagacagatgcagGCAAACATGTcagtacaaatatataaatacacacaaaactgaCCAAAGGCACATTTTTCACAAGAGGAAGATAACCCAGGATACACTCTGTGCTTTTTACTGACAAAATACAAGAGTGTATAAGGATTCGGTAGAATATTAAAACCAGTTACCGATGCTCATAATGACAGTTTTAGAAAGAAGAGCTCCAGGAGGCTGTTTGTAGGATCTACTGCAGCACTGCAACATTAAACTGCATATACTTCTAGTTGTGTTCTCTTAACCTTCAACCGAGTATATTCAATATTGCAATAATAAGACTGATCGTCAGCTTGAAAGCAAAGCATctgatttaaatgtgacttCAAATTCCAGCAGGAACATTATTCTATTAATTGAATTTATGCTTCCTGTATTTGCTTTattatattttgacatttaaagaaattgttCATTATTTAATATTGCAATAAATATTATGCTACTCTGTCACATCTATTCAAGCACATTTTGAATTGAAGCAGGAATCAGcttaaatctatttttatcttCTGAACAGAGGTAAAAAAGCTAAGGACATTTTCTGTATTCAAAGTGAACCCATCAAAGAAAATAACTGTAGTTTTTCTGCAGTAATATTCTGGTTCAAATGCAATAATTGCAGTCTGTTATTTTCCCcttcatatttacatgtatttataattgtactgtgtgtgcactacatctatattttctattctatcATTTCTTATCCATTTTTCCATTTTGGATCTTGCCACCTTAAGCGAGGCTGccttaacaaaaacaatacCAGACCGTGTGGCTCCACCTCCTCAGTGCCTGCAGGGGGCGTGAGCTCATGGTGCATGATGAAGGGAGGGTAgtaagggggggagggggctcGTGCCTGTGCATGTGTAGTTATGCAATGACATGGGCCTGCGTTTGCGCATgtatgccagtgtgtgtgtaaatgttggcatgtgtgtgtgtgtgcacaaactGTGACTGCTCTAATCCTCTTGAGTGGTGTaacacaggcagagagaaacacacaggaaccaCAGACATTGTGGAGCACACgccatgaataaaaaaaaacgtcttaTTCATCTTCATGCAGACATGAAGTCATGAGGAGCATGTCTGATGCAGAGCTGCACTGTGATTGGTCCTGACGTgaggatgcatgtgtgtgtgtgtgtcctggtggagctgcagggaggCATGTGAGACAGGTGTGTGGGGGTGTGAGCTTTGGCCTGTGTGACCAAGTCacaccagcaacaacaacacacaggtgGACTGGTCCTGCACGTGAAAACACACACGATCCCCTTGTTTTCCAACAGCCTGGTGATTATCTCATGGCTGTAACAAGGTCGATTGTGCGTCTCGGCCCGGCTGAGTCAAATGTTGATGTTTCTGATGACAACATCTGAGAAGAAAGCATTTTTCCCGGCGTTTCTAAAAACCATGATCTGACCCGAGCTGTGTTGCTGGTGCAGAGATGCTATAGGCAGGTGCATGTAGTGAAAGGACGTCTCAGAGCAGCCGATGACTGAagctctttgtctgtgtctctgtgtacgAGCCATGACACAAAGAAGACTCTGTACCGAGGGAATTCATTAACGCTAATTTGGCGGGTTTGAAAAGCAAACACGTACACgagtacacgcacacacacacacacacacacacacacacacacacacacacacacacacacacacacacacacacacacacacacacacacatatgccgCCTTTTCATTACAAGTGAAGATGCTATCACTTATATGAAGTTAATATCTTTTGTGATATGGTCTATCATCGTACAGTCTGCGACAAATATGATTTACATCATTACAAACAGGAGAACGAACATTCTCTCACTTAACCTGCCACATTTGatgaaacaaagtaaaagtacttattGTAAAACTATCAACAAATAAggaattataattattatctgAAATTATATTCACATTATATATCCATTTATTCATCCTAGTTAGAATGATGGAAGAAAGATGGATAAAAGGTAAGAGattcttaaaaagaaaaatgaaactaaatccAGAAGAAAGTCTAATTTAAAAGGGGAGCATAGCTGTTGCTGTAGCATTAGAATATTTCTTCATTGTAATAAGAGGAAATAACAGCACTGAGGAGGTTTCTCCAACATAAACAAGCTCTCCGCTGTCTCTCTGACTGGTTTTGGCGGCCGTGGTGAACTGCAGATGGTTCACACTCACCTGCCAAGTACATTTGCTCTTATTCCAAACTGTTTCAAAACCATCTGGTGCATCAgattccatgttttttttgccacagtGACCAAAATCACAGACAACGCAGCTTCACATCGACATGACAACATGTTTGTTAGCTGCACGTCGGCATAAGGAGGTGGAGAAATCACTAATCAGGCTACTTTTGAAAAGCTTCTTATTTAAAGCAGTGGTTTGATACTTCTTTGTATTCCTGTAAAGATTCAGAGAAGTTTAATACCACTTTATATGTGAAGCTACAACCAACAGCTGGTTATCTTAACTTCGGCTGCTGGGGGTCTCTcagtcaaaacaacaacaaaagacctAGATTGATGACGTCGTGAAGCAgagtgggatcatgggagttgttgtcttcaccaccgtTGCTGATGAAGATCTACCTGACGTGACTCaggcacaaatcatgttcacgcATGAGGTCGTgtgttaaagttttattcatgttacgcATCAAGCTGCGATGAATAGTCCCGGTCCGTCacaagtgaccaatacaaacagtgagatggagaaacaaCCGACTGGCAAACTGgctaacagtgtgtttttccttcgtcaAGCGTAGTTTGCACCAGATGTTACAGCCGAGACGGACAAAGGTGAAGTGGATATGACGTAATTAAAAGGcgacaaaatgaaatgtcctgttatcttgaataaaattgtgaatttctctgggtttgaacattgttgggagtattttggaaaatgtaaacaatataaataacataGGTCTCGatgttttaagacattttaatgaagaattgttacatattatatctttaacatAAAGAATGAAAACAGGGAAATGTCGTTACCTTAATATCAATGAACAGACATAAGAGCAGGATTTTCTTGCCTAAGTGTTTGCAGGACACCTCACTGCGACTTAAGGACTAGTAATCTCATTTTCCTGGTTTCATTGGTGACTCTGCCTGATTTTAGCAGCCAAATCAATACAAGACGGGGGGGTTGTGTTGCAGGTTGCCACCAGACATCAGAACAGACGCCACGTGTCCTCCTTACCTCCCAGAAGCTGTCCATGGTGTCGTCAACACCTGCACATTCATCGTAGGAGCCAGACATTTTGTTGGATGTGGCAAAGCACTCTAATGACTAAACCTgtcctctgcagcagagctggGTTCCTCATGCActgaaagagacggagagaaaaacacGGTGAGACAGTAACTTCACACAAAGCATGGAGAAGTGAGTCTGAACACACATATGAAGGAAAACATCTCTGTGTTACAcgacacagcagcagtggggCGATTTTCCCCGGGCGACTGCAGGGGAATCTTTCAGAGTGAGGGTTTCTGTTTGAGGCGTTTATAATAATGGAATAAAAATAGGTCTCCTCCACCATGCATGCATATAGCTCCCTGCCCTGAGGAACGAGAGGGAGCATCTTCTATGTGTGGTGTCCTAGAAACGACACCAGAGAGAGCGGAGCCTCTCACAGCGCTGACCCGGAATCCTTCCACTGTGCAAACCTGCGTCATTTTGAGACCTAACATCTGAGAGAGAAagctcaacaacaacacacacacacacacacacacacgctacacaCGCATCTTCATGAACTCCAGCAGCCCAGAAACACACTTTACGTGTAAACAGAAAGGAAACAGAGATCTACGCGACTATTTTTACACCCGCACGTGTCCTTTAATGATGCGGGTTTAATCAGCTACTCCTCTGTAAAGCTGCAGAATACAGTTCCTGCAGGATTTCCTCGAGCATTAAGggtgatttatatttatttgtgtgacGTCTGGTCGATATCTTACCACCGAGGTTAAAAGAGAAGAGACTGCTCGACGCTCTATTGGTATCGAACCCTTTTGAAGCCAAATCCATTTTGCTCACATGACTAATGCTCTTCCCGTGACAGAGATCTCTCCATTTGCACTGCAACATCCAAATATGACAGTGCATTAAAGTGTAGGTACCTAATAATGAGAATAACGAGGCTTTGTCGATGACATTTGTGCTCTCATGTGGTTTCTTAGCTGTTATAATTGATTAAGGTTGATCGTGCTCATTATCTAATTCTGCACATTGTCTCACAGTCATTCTTCATACGCTCGCTCCGAATGAAATGTTGGTTTCGCACGCCACACAGAGGTCAAGGCAGAAGAACGATGATTCATGGCCATTTTAGATTAAATTCTGAGTCAGCActcttctgtctgcagcagcaccacGAATGTTTGGTTTCAAATATTAACGGTGTCCTCGATGATTCCTCCGTCAACCTCCCTCTGCAGTCAAGTGCAAATTAACTCCTGCAACATCCTTCATCCCCGGGAATGAGTCACGAGCGACGACTCCCCGCGTTAGGCTCAATTTGAACGCGCCTGGCCTCACTCTCCTtgtacacaacacaacagcgTAATTGTCCTTGtaagataaataaagagaaactaGAAGGTCAACCTGCGAGTGGAAAGCAGTTTTAGTAGCAGCTCCCTAAAAACTCACTCTAATCAAAATGAGGTCTGAGGAACAGATAACAAAATGTACCCAACTTGACTGGTTCTGGTTTCATCTGAAATCTAGTCCAGCTCAGTCAGTGTTTTCTTAgctgttgtgtattttaaccaTTACTGTCAGCAACCGTCACACTGGAAGTCTGTGGAGATCATACTAGTTTCACTCTGCGCTGGATGTAAGACCGAAGCAGGAGTTCATCACTTAACAATTTCACAGTCAGTGCCTGAATGGGAGACAatttgtgtctttcagctgCACTCAGAtcagcagctcagtgtttttctggTGAATCATCTGAAAACAGGGCTCTGACACTGACACCTGCTTAGACTCTTCGtaggaaaaacaacatttcactgGCCACAGGGAGAGACTGGGTTCTATTACTACTCCAAATATTGACAGTATCCTAATTCAGACCTGTAGATCATAACCAGTCGTGTACTGGGGAACCAATATAAAGTGAATGTGATGAAAAGCACTATATCCAACATTTTC
The sequence above is drawn from the Hippoglossus hippoglossus isolate fHipHip1 chromosome 7, fHipHip1.pri, whole genome shotgun sequence genome and encodes:
- the LOC117765418 gene encoding protein kinase C and casein kinase substrate in neurons protein 1-like, which gives rise to MSGSYDECAGVDDTMDSFWEVGNYKRAVKRFDDGHRLCNDLMGCLQERAKIEKAYGDQLTAWSKRWRQLIEKGPQYGSVERAWLGVMTEAEKVSEMHQDVKNNLVNDDVERVKNWQKEAYHKQIIGGFKEAKEAEEGFKKAQKPWAKKIKELETAKKGYHLACKEEKLAATREANGKMEASVTPDQQKKLHEKVDKCKQDMLKAKEKYEKSLEELNKCTPQYMECMEQVFDQCQQHEVKRLTFLKEALLDIKRHLNLTENQSYGTIYRELERTILGANTQEDLKWFSNNHGPGMHMNWPVFEEYNPDQASAPPKKKKPDGAPPTPSTDHVAPPGDRSSVSSYEKNQAYSTEWSDDEQPAGYSGNENGGNGGNGGTSVTSVTGGNGNSFEEDSSAGKGVRVRALYDYDGQEQDELTFKAGDELTKTEDEDEQGWCRGRLDSGREGLYPANYVEPI